The following proteins are co-located in the Lagenorhynchus albirostris chromosome 2, mLagAlb1.1, whole genome shotgun sequence genome:
- the CHI3L2 gene encoding LOW QUALITY PROTEIN: chitinase-3-like protein 2 (The sequence of the model RefSeq protein was modified relative to this genomic sequence to represent the inferred CDS: inserted 2 bases in 2 codons; substituted 3 bases at 3 genomic stop codons) — MGEITMDQKSVSLGSAYKLVCYFTNWSRDRQEPGKFTLESTDPFLCSHLIYSFASISNNKVIIKDKNDAMLSQTISSLKTKNPKLKILLSVGRYLFGSKGFHRMVDSSTLRLEFINSVILFLRNHNFDGLDXSWIYPDLKDSTCFTVLIHELAEAFQXDFVKSTKERLLLTAGVSAGRHMIDNSYQIKELVKELDFINLLSFDFHGSWEKPLITGHNSPLRKXQLDRGTRSYYNEYAVGYWLNKGMPVEKVVMGIPMYGRSSTLASAENTXAAPAPGPGAAGPITKFSGFLAYYEICHFLKGVKITRLQDHQVPYAVKGNQWVSYDDVENVXTKVQFLKNLNLGGAMIWSIDMDDFTSKSCSQCSYPLFQAVKRR; from the exons ATGGGAGAAATCACCATGGACCAGAAGTCTGTCTCGCTGG GATCTGCCTACAAACTGGTTTGCTACTTTACCAACTGGTCACGGGACAGGCAGGAACCAGGAAAGTTCACCCTTGAGAGCACTGACCCCTTCCTATGTTCTCACCTCATCTACTCATTCGCCAGCATCAGTAACAACAAGGTCATCATCAAGGACAAGAATGATGCGATGCTTTCCCAGACCATCAGCAGTCTCAAAACCAA GAATCCCAAACTGAAAATTCTCTTGTCCGTTGGAAGGTATCTGTTTGGTTCCAAAGG GTTCCACCGCATGGTTGATTCTTCTACATTACGCTTGGAATTTATCAACTCTGTAATCCTGTTTCTGAGGAACCATAACTTTGATGGGCTGG ATAGCTGGATTTACCCAGATCTGAAAGACAGCACTTGTTTCACTGTGCTGATTCAT gaGTTAGCAGAAGCCTTTCAGTAGGACTTTGTAAAGTCCACCAAAGAAAGGCTTCTCTTGACTGCAGGAGTTTCCGCAGGGAGGCATATGATTGACAACAGCTATCAGATCAAGGAATTGGTAAA AGAACTGGATTTCATCAACCTCCTTTCCTTTGACTTCCATGGATCTTGGGAAAAGCCCCTCATCACTGGCCATAATAGCCCTCTGAGAAAGTAGCAGCTGGACAGAGGGACAAGATCTTACTACAAT GAATATGCTGTGGGATACTGGCTAAACAAAGGGATGCCTGTGGAGAAGGTGGTCATGGGCATCCCAATGTATGGACGTTCCTCTACACTGGCCTCTGCAGAAAACA TGGCGGCCCCTGCCCCTGGTCCTGGAGCTGCTGGCCCCATCACCAAGTTTTCAGGTTTCCTGGCTTATTATGAG ATCTGCCACTTCCTGAAAGGAGTCAAGATCACGAGGCTCCAGGATCATCAGGTTCCCTATGCAGTCAAGGGAAACCAGTGGGTGAGCTATGATGATGTGGAGAACGTGTAGACCAAG GTTCAGTTCCTAAAGAATCTAAACCTGGGAGGGGCCATGATCTGGTCCATTGACATGGATGACTTTACCAGCAAATCCTGCAGCCAGTGCTCCTACCCCCTCTTTCAAGCTGTCAAGAGAAGATAG